In Benincasa hispida cultivar B227 chromosome 8, ASM972705v1, whole genome shotgun sequence, the sequence TGGATTTCTTGTGAAGCGGGAACTTATGTTAGGACGTTATGTGTCACTGGGTTTGATTCTTGGCGTTGGAGGGCATATGCAGGAACTTAGGAGGGTGAGATCTGGAATTTTGGGTGAGAAGGATAACATGGTTACAATGCATGATGTGATGGATGCTCAATGGGTTTATTGATAATTTCAAGGATGAAAGCTATCTGAGGAGGGTAATTATGCCTCTTGAGGTGGTTTTGACGAGCTATAAAAGATTGGTTGTCAAGGATTCTGCTGTTAATGCTATTTGTTATGGTGCGAAGTTGATGATTCCAGGGTTGTTGAGATTCGAAAACGATATTGGAGTTGGGGAAGAAGTTGTACTTATGACCACCAAAGGCGAAGCCATTGCTCTTGGTATTGCAGAGATGACTACTGCAGTGATGGCAACTTGTGACCATGGTGTTGTTGCAAAGATCAAAAGGGTTGTGATGGATCGAGATACTTACCCAAGGAAGTGGGGACTAGGTCATCCAGGGCATCAATGAAGAAAAAACTTATTGCGGGAAGGGAAGTTGGACAAGCATGGGAAGCCAAATGCGAACACTCCTCAGGAATGGCTGAGGAATTTGGTTTTACCCACTGGTGGGGACTCTTTGGTTGCGAGCATTCTCGCTACCGATACCGCAACTGCTAAGCCTACTACTGCAGAAGAGACAGGAAAAGATGACGGAGGGCGGAAGCGAAAACTAGATGAAGAAACTGAAGCTGCTCCAGGTAAGAAACTGAAGGCTGAAAAGGCTgaagaagttgaagaagaagtcgggaagaaagaaaagaagaagaagaagaagaaagacaaAGAGAAGGGTACTGCAGAAGAACCTTCCGATGAGGAGAATGTTGAAAAttcagagaagaaaaagaagaagaaggataaaGAAGCTAAAGAAGCTAAAGAAGCAGGTACACCTGAGACACAAAAGtccaagaagaaaaagaaaaagaaagataacgAGTCTGGAAATGACGATTCTCAATTACATGCTGCTGATGTTCAAAATGGTGAAGCAGATGGTCATGTTGATGGaagtgagaagaaaaagaagaagaaggataaaGAAGCTAAAGAAGCTAAAGAAGCAGGTACACCTGAGACACAAAAGtccaagaagaaaaagaaaaagaaagataacgAGTCTGGAAATGACGATTCTCAATTACATGCTGCTGATGTTCAAAATGGTGAAGCAGATGGTCATGTTGATGGaagtgagaagaaaaagaagaagaaaaagaagaataaagaagATGCAGAAGAATAAGATGAAGGGATCAGATTCTACTTTATATTTGGGTAACTCTGATTGTATGGCCATCTATTTCAGTTTCTAGATTTTGCAAGTTATTTTATTATGCATTTCTTGTAGAATTTTTGTTTCAACATTTCGGCTCTAAAATGTAGGCTGCTCGATTCTCCAAATCTCCCTTCCTATGCCTTCTTGGATTTATTTCATCTTTTGCTAGCTGATGATGTTGGTGATGATATTTTAAAACTAGCAAATGTTGGATTATCAAAAAGCTGGAGGCTGGAAGAGCAGGAATGGCTATATACATCTATGACCGCAAGAAAATcaatgttgtttttgtttgtatattttatgatgtgaaatCAAGGTGGCACTTACTGGTTTGCTTATTCCCAAATATGGGTTTTGGTAattttgttggtttttagtACATCTAGATTTAGATTTTACGCTTCAAGTTTTCCgatattatatttgttttctgcaaacaatttaatttttcatggcCGATCAAAGATTCGATGAAGGGTCTTGAAGAATTGCATGTTCTTGTTCGACCAGATGATATTTTGCCTCTATGATTAAGTGCTAAATCTGAGCTATATCATAATGTCAGGCGAACTTAACACAATTGCTTTGCTTACAATTTTAACCATATAAATATCATGAAATCTATTATTGTTCTTATTCTTATTATCGAGGAATTGCAATAAAACAAAGAAGACCTCACAATCCATGATCAAGGGCAGTGGTagcgagattgaaagcgagTGTAACATGAGTATCAACAGCAACATTTTTACTAGATATGTTATAATGAGACAGTGATCGAGAGTGAGAGCGATTGTGCGAATTATATGACCGAGAGAAGCGAGGGCGTGAGTTTATAGAGATTTGTATAAGTTATAATGAGAACAATCAATAGTGAGATCGGGATCGGGATCGGGATCGGGATCGGGATTTGGAGTTTCGAGAGATTTGTACCAGTAAGCTATAATGAGACAGTGGATGTGAGGAGGTAATTATCTCTCCAATCCCAGCAGCACAATTGAAACCTGGAGAAAAGCTGGTaagtgtttttattattatttgttattttttttaatctctgaATGTCTTTGCTCAGTCAAGAATTATGAGACATATGTCTAGGGTCATTTTTCTGTAATTATGGCATTGGAAGGCATGCCAAGCATATTGTGGCTAAGATGCAATTGTCAGATTTTCATACTTCACTTTACAAAGATAATTGCAATCTATTTATGAACGTCTTAGGGATTGAGTTCTATAATCACtactttttagaatttttgttGTTTCTGTCTTCCCCTATTTTAGATATAATGTTCTCACGATGCAgtgatttttctttaattaataacATCGTGATACCATTTTCCCATGATTGGCTTTCTGTATATTTTTCTGAAAGAAATGGTATTTACTAATGCTAGACAAGATTTATCAAACTTCTTAAGTACTGGGAATAAGTTCCTATATTCATATTCACTGTTCTTTAGATATTCTTATTCACGGTTCTTTAGATATTGTTCTATATTATGATCTGTTAAGATATGTAATATTGAAGGCATTTAAAAAATGAGATTGTATGAGATTTTTTGtggactatgaaatatggactGCTATACTATTCTTTATACACTCTTGTTTCTTTTAGCTTTACTTGTTTGAGTTACCACATTTTAAGTTTTTGATTCTGCATGTGTTCTAAAATTACTCACATCTTATAATgcctttatttttcatttgctATTAGATTGAAATAAAGGAGTTGGATGATTTTGCTCAAGCTGCTTTTTGTGGAttcaaatcaaatatttgaatcgTATACAGAGTCACATTTTTTACTGTTTATAACACCAATGAGAATGTACCAGTGAGTTATCTCCTTTCTACTCGTGGAAAGCTGACATCTTTAAATTGTACATATTATCTTTCTTGTTCCCGctatatgattattttttttaggtcGGTGCTCCAACAGGGACTGGGAAAACTAATATAGCCATGATCTCCATTCTCCATGAGGTTTGTACTTATCTGGTTGTAACAGAAAGGCTTTGCTCCTTTGTTTGGATATAATATTTTGGTCATTAATTCATTTATGGGGAGTAACACCCATGGGCCATAGGCTCGTAGCACGGGCCTTTCTGACACGGTATATGCCTTTACTGAGGTGATAGAAATTGGAGAGTTGCAACTTGCATCTACCCTGATATGGTCATCTTTGAGTTATATGATGTGTTCttgtaatttattattattgttacttgATCATACAGCTAACAGAACTGGAGGACAGCtatttagaataattttttgCTGATAGCGGtttaaatgatattttcatGCTTTTGGGTTATGTTAGTCCTTTCCGGTTGGGTACATTTTCCAACCAAAATTTAGAGAATTATATGATGAGTAGCATTTTGGCCGTGCTATGCACAGAAAGATATTTCTTAAATTCATGTGGATTGAATGCATTAGGGTTTTGTTTTGAGTTCCAGATTTCACAGCATTTCAAGGATGGATATTTGCATAAAGATGAATTTAAGTTAGTTCATGTTTCTCCTATGAAGGTAAGTAGCTTTCAAttcgtttttttaattttctggTGCGGGTGTTGGCATGACGGCTTCTTTTTTTGGCTGGTACTGTACATCCTAGGCATTGGCTGCAAAGGTCACAACTACTTTTAGCCATCGTTTATCACCCTTGAATGTCATTGTAAGAGAACTAACTTGAGACATGCGACTTTCAAAGAATGAACTTTAAGAAACTCAGGTTGCTTGACTAAATTATTCGTCATAATTTTTCTTCTCAGTTGTTAAAAGTAACCAAGGTTGTTTCTACTTTTCAATTGACATAAGATGATAGTGAACACCTGAGAAATGGATCTTATTCAGGTGAGACCTTGATTATGATGAGTAAAAATCATCACTGTTTGCTTAGTCAGCTGGGTTTTTTTAGACTTTAAAAGCTCATTGCGCTTGAATGTTGCTTCCTATACAAGTTTCCTGATGTGAACTTGGTACTTTGGTCTTAAATTGTTGCTTTCCTTTTGAGTTCGGGGAATGACTGTTATCTGAATTTGTTTTGTAGGGTTTGAGTTTGCAGTTTCAGATAAGCGTCCAAGACAAATTCTTAATATGGCCGAAGAAGAGCTCCAGATGATCCTTTGTCAAGTTATTGATCAAAACCTCCGGCACACATTGCAGTTTGGCATCGGGCTACACCATGCAGGTGTAAATGATGGGATAGGTCTATGGTTAAGGAACTGTTTGCAAACAACAAAATTCAGGTATTTCTGTTACCCAATTGATCTATCTATTCTACCAGAAAAAGTCCAGATTCAATGAAATAAacttttctatttatattttACTAATTTTGCTTTCAAACTATCTAATGGTAGATATTGGTTTGTACTAGCACATTTACATGGGGTGTGAACCTTCCTGCTCATCTAGTTATGTTCCACTCTATAGAAACAAACATGAATTGACTTAATATCCAAAGGAAATCAAGTGAGAAAATTATCTAATCAAATATCTCTGAAGTTTTGGATGCAAGAAATTATTTAGAATACTTGTTAGAAAAAGTATAATTCTGGGGGTATTTTTAGTAGTCAGATTGAGAGAGGCAAGAAGAACCTGACTAAGGGATTTAAGTTGGGAATGGTTAGAGTTCATATTACGCATTTGCAATGTGCAGATTTGATTTTTTCTGTTCTATCAGGAAGATTCTGTTATCACTCTAAACAATACGCCATCCACATGTAAGAAAACTTCCAGTCTCAAGATCAACACAGCCGGCATTGATTATTTTGAGGAGACATTTTAAGATGAGATAATTACATGAGTTGCTTGTTGATGTATCTTCCTCTATGGATGGAAAATTACATGGCTGCCTTTAACATCCTTTGTTTTCttgataggaaaaaaaaaacaccataTATTCATAAAAAAGGAGAAGATTAAAGCCTAAAGGCCTTAGGGATGACGGGCCCCCAAGCCTAAATCAAAGAGTTAACAACAAAAGCCTCCaatctaaatgatcatatagcaCTGTCTTACAGAAAGAATTGTgtatattttcataaaagaaaatcACTAGAGGCTTTATCTGAAAACAAACTCCTATTCCTTTTTTTCCAAAGTCACCACATGAGGGCTCTGCTCGTGTTGATCTACAAAATCCTAGCCTTGTCCTTAAACCACAATCCAAATAACAATTCAACCTGCCCATCTTTGGTGGAATAAGATGTTGAATCGTTGATATTTCAGTGGACTCGAAGAAACAGAAAAGAAGACTGGCATTATTTAATTACATCGATTTTTTTCAGAGAGGATTTTTCCTTAAATGAACACTTTATTGTGCAAGTATTGTATTAAGTTTGTCTAATTTGTAGtggatataattattagttgtCTTCTTGGGTAAATATAGTTaggatttttaatttattatttcaatttttttctaatttcaaaattttctcggATGAGGGTTTATTTTGTTTCATAGTTGGGTTTCAACAGGTAATAGGTTAATCTCATCAGGTttgatatgatataattaatattctaCAGTGGACATATCACATTCATACTCCTTTTCccctatttatttattattattttttgcatTAAATAGGTCGAAATTGGTCGAAAGTATGATGATCTTGAGCTATTTAAGAATGATGCACATCCATAATTTGGTATTATCAAGGTAACTATGTGAAATATGTTCATAATTGGCTTACGGTTGTGGGAAAATTTGGGCTGATGATCTAATATTTTGGTCCATAATGTCAAATAaccccattttttaaaaaactgtcAAATGACCCTTTGCTTACGTCATCACGGTATGAGATTACAAAAATGCCCTTCTAGTCCATC encodes:
- the LOC120082930 gene encoding LOW QUALITY PROTEIN: H/ACA ribonucleoprotein complex subunit 4-like (The sequence of the model RefSeq protein was modified relative to this genomic sequence to represent the inferred CDS: inserted 2 bases in 1 codon; deleted 2 bases in 2 codons; substituted 1 base at 1 genomic stop codon), with protein sequence MSKNRSMSPAVGSDEQPQKDVADFMIKPNSYTPPVDTSQWPILLKNYDRLNVRTGHYTPLPSGFLPLKRPLAEYIRYGILNLDKPANPSSHEVVAWIKRILRVDKTGHSGTLDPKVTGNLIVCIDRATRLVKSQQGAGKEYVCVARLHSAVPDVSKVARALETLTGAVFQRPPLISAVKRQLRIRTIYESKLLEYDVDKHLVVFWISCEAGTYVRTLCVXLGLILGVGGHMQELRRVRSGILGEKDNMVTMHDVMDAQWVYDNFKDESYLRRVIMPLEVVLTSYKRLVVKDSAVNAICYGAKLMIPGLLRFENDIGVGEEVVLMTTKGEAIALGIAEMTTAVMATCDHGVVAKIKRVVMDRDTYPRKWGLGHPGHQXRKNLLREGKLDKHGKPNANTPQEWLRNLVLPTGGDSLVASILATDTATAKPTTAEETGKDDGGRKRKLDEETEAAPGKKLKAEKAEEVEEEVGKKEKKKKKKKDKEKGTAEEPSDEENVENSEKKKKKKDKEAKEAKEAGTPETQKSKKKKKKKDNESGNDDSQLHAADVQNGEADGHVDGSEKKKKKKDKEAKEAKEAGTPETQKSKKKKKKKDNESGNDDSQLHAADVQNGEADGHVDGSEKKKKKKKKNKEDAEE